One genomic region from Drosophila busckii strain San Diego stock center, stock number 13000-0081.31 chromosome 3R, ASM1175060v1, whole genome shotgun sequence encodes:
- the LOC108601635 gene encoding prostatic acid phosphatase, with the protein MAHSQGYFSMSFILLSTICIINFAIGESKGVDVQEALPGKLKFAHVIFRHGDRMPVDPYPTDPWNDRKYWPNLWGQLTNRGKQQHYELGKWLRQRYSALLNATYSREEIYVQSTDVDRTLMSAQANLAGLYEPVGSDVWNKEIKWQPIPVHSLPEEEDVILAAKAPCPAYDYAMKNMLESSEMQAMLAKYKELFSYIESNSGRSIKTFLDAQYINNTMFIETLYGKALPVWAQKIYGSADFTDVANFAFAINTYTRQMARLKVGPLLKDILQRMEKKTTKQLKPDRSVYIYSAHDTTVANLLNALKLFDVHSPPYVACILMELRVDDNEKPSVSVYYKNTTAEPQAMDIPGCGKSCPLNKMFELYQDVLPANWADECKLSTMAMTYEDANLGAATGILIVIIAVLLCVSYGLMIFYRRRNYNFNTPYDEMA; encoded by the exons TCTTACTAagcacaatttgcataattaattttgccaTTGGAGAAAGCAAAGGTGTCGATGTTCAAGAAGCGCTGCCAGGCAAGCTAAAATTTGCCCATGTG ATTTTTCGACATGGCGATAGAATGCCAGTTGACCCATACCCTACAGACCCTTGGAATGATCGCAAGTACTGGCCTAATCTATGGGGTCAATTGACAAAT CGTGGTAAGCAACAACACTACGAGCTAGGCAAATGGCTACGTCAGCGATACAGTGCACTTTTGAATGCCACATATAGCAGGGAGGAGATTTATGTGCAATCCACCGATGTAGATCGCACGCTGATGAGCGCTCAAGCTAATTTAGCAGGATTGTATGAACCCGTTGGTAGTGATGTGTGGAATAAGGAGATTAAATGGCAACCAATACCAGTGCATTCACTGCCAGAAGAGGAAGATGTG ATACTTGCTGCCAAGGCGCCATGTCCAGCCTATGACTACGCTATGAAAAATATGTTAGAATCTTCGGAGATGCAAGCTATGCTAGCAAAGTACAAGGAACTCTTTAGCTATATTGAAAGCAATAGCGGGCGATCAATTAAAACATTCTTGGATGCACAgtacataaataatacaatgtTCATTGAGACCCTCTACGGCAAAGCGTTGCCCGTGTGGGCACAAAAGATTTATGGTAGCGCCGATTTTACCGACGTcgcaaattttgcatttgccatcAATACGTACACAAGACAGATGGCACGGCTAAAGGTTGGCCCACTGCTAAAAGATATACTGCAACGAATGGAAAAGAAGACGACGAAGCAACTCAAACCTGACCGCtctgtatacatatatagtgcACATGACACAACAGTTGCCAACTTATTGAATGCACTCAAGTTGTTTGAC GTGCACAGTCCACCATATGTGGCGTGTATATTAATGGAATTGCGCGTGGATGATAACGAAAAGCCCTCGGTCTCTGTTTACTACAAGAACACTACAGCTGAGCCCCAGGCCATGGACATACCTGGCTGTGGTAAATCTTGTCCCCTCAACAAGATGTTTGAATTGTATCAGGATGTGTTGCCAGCTAATTGGGCAGATGAGTGCAAGCTTTCTACAATGGCCATGACATATGAGGATGCCAACTTGGGCGCTGCCACAG GTATACTCATTGTTATCATTGCCGTTTTACTCTGCGTCAGCTATGGCCTAATGATCTTCTATCGTCGCCGcaactataattttaatacgcCCTATGATGAAATGGCGTAA